One segment of Ascidiaceihabitans donghaensis DNA contains the following:
- a CDS encoding molybdenum cofactor biosynthesis protein MoaE has product MRILVQEDPFDVGEEVSRFSAGHQDVGAVVTFTGVVRDVPEERLKVMEIEHYPGMTESALAEMAATAMDRWSLADALVIHRYGRLAPGEMIMMVGTASKHRKDAFEAAEYLMDFLKSRAPFWKREITARSAQWVAAKDDDENALKRW; this is encoded by the coding sequence ATGCGTATTTTGGTTCAGGAAGACCCGTTTGATGTGGGGGAGGAAGTGTCACGTTTTTCTGCCGGCCATCAGGATGTGGGGGCTGTTGTCACCTTTACAGGCGTTGTGCGCGATGTGCCGGAGGAGCGCTTGAAGGTTATGGAAATCGAACACTACCCGGGCATGACAGAATCAGCGCTTGCCGAAATGGCCGCTACAGCCATGGACCGGTGGTCTTTGGCAGATGCTTTGGTGATTCACCGCTATGGGCGGCTTGCACCGGGTGAGATGATTATGATGGTCGGTACAGCGTCCAAGCATCGCAAAGACGCTTTTGAGGCCGCCGAATACCTGATGGATTTTTTAAAATCCCGCGCCCCGTTTTGGAAGCGCGAAATCACGGCGCGCAGTGCGCAGTGGGTTGCTGCAAAAGATGATGACGAAAACGCGTTAAAGCGTTGGTAA